A portion of the Symphalangus syndactylus isolate Jambi chromosome 13, NHGRI_mSymSyn1-v2.1_pri, whole genome shotgun sequence genome contains these proteins:
- the ALKBH2 gene encoding DNA oxidative demethylase ALKBH2 isoform X1 → MRIWIVVSKFSCGVRIPRRMDRFLVKGAQGGPLRKQEEQEPTGEEPAVLGGDKESTRKRPRREAPGNGGHSAGPSWRHIRAEGLDCSYMVLFGKAEADEIFQELEKEVEYFTGALAKVQVFGKWHSVPRKQATYGDAGLTYTFSGLTLSPKPWIPVLERIRDHVSGVTGQTFNFVLINRYKDGHDHIGEHRDDERELAPGSPIASVSFGACRDFVFRHKDSRGKSPSRRVAVVRLPLAHGSLLMMNHPTNTHWYHSLPVRKKVLAPRVNLTFRKILLTKK, encoded by the exons atgaggattTGGATTGTTGTTTCTAAGTTTAGCTGTGGCGTGCGAATTCCCAGGAG GATGGACAGATTCCTGGTGAAAGGGGCTCAAGGGGGCCCTTTGAGGAAGCAGGAGGAGCAAGAGCCAACTGGAGAAGAGCCAGCTGTGTTGGGAGGAGACAAAGAAAGCACAAGGAAgaggcccaggagagaggccccaGGGAATGGAGGCCACTCAGCAGGCCCCAGCTGGCGGCACATTCGGGCTGAGGGCCTGGACTGCAGTTACATGGTCCTGTTTGGCAAAGCTGAGGCAGATGAGATTTTCCAAGAGTTGGAGAAAGAAGTAGAATATTTTACAG GGGCACTGGCCAAAGTCCAGGTATTCGGGAAGTGGCACAGTGTGCCCAGGAAGCAGGCAACGTACGGCGACGCTGGGCTGACCTACACGTTTTCAGGCCTCACACTGTCTCCAAAGCCCTGGATCCCAGTTCTAGAGCGCATCCGGGATCACGTCTCTGGGGTGACTGGACAGACTTTCAACTTTGTGCTCATCAACAG GTATAAAGATGGCCATGACCACATCGGGGAGCACCGAGATGATGAAAGAGAACTGGCCCCTGGGAGCCCAATTGCCTCTGTCTCCTTCGGTGCCTGCAGAGACTTTGTCTTCCGGCATAAGGATTCCCGTGGGAAAAGCCCCTCCCGGAGGGTGGCGGTGGTCAGGCTGCCGCTGGCCCACGGGAGCTTACTAATGATGAACCACCCGACCAACACGCACTGGTACCACAGTCTTCCCGTGAGAAAGAAGGTTCTGGCTCCACGGGTCAATCTGACTTTTCGTAAAATTTTgcttactaaaaaataa
- the ALKBH2 gene encoding DNA oxidative demethylase ALKBH2 isoform X2 — translation MDRFLVKGAQGGPLRKQEEQEPTGEEPAVLGGDKESTRKRPRREAPGNGGHSAGPSWRHIRAEGLDCSYMVLFGKAEADEIFQELEKEVEYFTGALAKVQVFGKWHSVPRKQATYGDAGLTYTFSGLTLSPKPWIPVLERIRDHVSGVTGQTFNFVLINRYKDGHDHIGEHRDDERELAPGSPIASVSFGACRDFVFRHKDSRGKSPSRRVAVVRLPLAHGSLLMMNHPTNTHWYHSLPVRKKVLAPRVNLTFRKILLTKK, via the exons ATGGACAGATTCCTGGTGAAAGGGGCTCAAGGGGGCCCTTTGAGGAAGCAGGAGGAGCAAGAGCCAACTGGAGAAGAGCCAGCTGTGTTGGGAGGAGACAAAGAAAGCACAAGGAAgaggcccaggagagaggccccaGGGAATGGAGGCCACTCAGCAGGCCCCAGCTGGCGGCACATTCGGGCTGAGGGCCTGGACTGCAGTTACATGGTCCTGTTTGGCAAAGCTGAGGCAGATGAGATTTTCCAAGAGTTGGAGAAAGAAGTAGAATATTTTACAG GGGCACTGGCCAAAGTCCAGGTATTCGGGAAGTGGCACAGTGTGCCCAGGAAGCAGGCAACGTACGGCGACGCTGGGCTGACCTACACGTTTTCAGGCCTCACACTGTCTCCAAAGCCCTGGATCCCAGTTCTAGAGCGCATCCGGGATCACGTCTCTGGGGTGACTGGACAGACTTTCAACTTTGTGCTCATCAACAG GTATAAAGATGGCCATGACCACATCGGGGAGCACCGAGATGATGAAAGAGAACTGGCCCCTGGGAGCCCAATTGCCTCTGTCTCCTTCGGTGCCTGCAGAGACTTTGTCTTCCGGCATAAGGATTCCCGTGGGAAAAGCCCCTCCCGGAGGGTGGCGGTGGTCAGGCTGCCGCTGGCCCACGGGAGCTTACTAATGATGAACCACCCGACCAACACGCACTGGTACCACAGTCTTCCCGTGAGAAAGAAGGTTCTGGCTCCACGGGTCAATCTGACTTTTCGTAAAATTTTgcttactaaaaaataa
- the ALKBH2 gene encoding DNA oxidative demethylase ALKBH2 isoform X3 yields MRIWIVVSKFSCGVRIPRRMDRFLVKGAQGGPLRKQEEQEPTGEEPAVLGGDKESTRKRPRREAPGNGGHSAGPSWRHIRAEGLDCSYMVLFGKAEADEIFQELEKEVEYFTGIKMAMTTSGSTEMMKENWPLGAQLPLSPSVPAETLSSGIRIPVGKAPPGGWRWSGCRWPTGAY; encoded by the exons atgaggattTGGATTGTTGTTTCTAAGTTTAGCTGTGGCGTGCGAATTCCCAGGAG GATGGACAGATTCCTGGTGAAAGGGGCTCAAGGGGGCCCTTTGAGGAAGCAGGAGGAGCAAGAGCCAACTGGAGAAGAGCCAGCTGTGTTGGGAGGAGACAAAGAAAGCACAAGGAAgaggcccaggagagaggccccaGGGAATGGAGGCCACTCAGCAGGCCCCAGCTGGCGGCACATTCGGGCTGAGGGCCTGGACTGCAGTTACATGGTCCTGTTTGGCAAAGCTGAGGCAGATGAGATTTTCCAAGAGTTGGAGAAAGAAGTAGAATATTTTACAG GTATAAAGATGGCCATGACCACATCGGGGAGCACCGAGATGATGAAAGAGAACTGGCCCCTGGGAGCCCAATTGCCTCTGTCTCCTTCGGTGCCTGCAGAGACTTTGTCTTCCGGCATAAGGATTCCCGTGGGAAAAGCCCCTCCCGGAGGGTGGCGGTGGTCAGGCTGCCGCTGGCCCACGGGAGCTTACTAA
- the UNG gene encoding uracil-DNA glycosylase isoform X1, which yields MIGQKTLYSFFSPSPARKRRAPSPEPAVLRTGAEGVPEERGDAAAIPAKKAPAGQEEPGTPPSSPLSAEQLDRIQRNKAAALLRLAARNVPVGFGESWKKHLSGEFGKPYFIKLMGFVAEERKHYTVYPPPHQVFTWTQMCDIRDVKVVVLGQDPYHGPNQAHGLCFSVQRPVPPPPSLENIYKELSTDIEGFVHPGHGDLSGWAKQGVLLLNAVLTVRAHQANSHKERGWEQFTDAVVSWLNQNSNGLVFLLWGSYAQKKGSAIDRRRHHVLQTAHPSPLSVYRGFFGCKHFSKTNELLQKSGKKPIDWKEL from the exons ATGATCGGCCAGAAGACGCTCTACTCCTTTTTCTCCCCTAGCCCCGCCAGGAAGCGACGCGCCCCCAGCCCCGAGCCGGCCGTCCTGCGGACCGGCGCGGAGGGGGTGCCTGAGGAAAGAGGAGATGCGGCG GCCATCCCAGCCAAGAAGGCCCCGGCTGGGCAGGAGGAGCCCGGGACGCCGCCCTCCTCGCCGCTGAGTGCTGAGCAGTTGGACCGGATCCAGAGGAACAAGGCCGCGGCCCTGCTCAGACTCGCGGCCCGCAACGTGCCCGTGGGCTTTGGAGAGAGCTGGAAGAAGCACCTCAGCGGGGAGTTCGGGAAACCGTATTTTATCAAG CTAATGGGATTTGttgcagaagaaagaaagcatTACACTGTTTATCCACCCCCACACCAAGTCTTCACCTGGACCCAGATGTGTGACATAAGAGAT GTGAAGGTTGTCGTCCTGGGACAAGATCCATATCATGGACCTAATCAAGCTCACGGGCTCTGCTTTAGTGTTCAAAGGCCTGTTCCGCCTCCGCCCAG TTTGGAGAACATTTATAAAGAGCTGTCTACAGACATAGAGGGTTTTGTTCATCCTGGCCATGGAGATTTATCTGGGTGGGCCAAGCAAG GTGTTCTCCTACTCAACGCTGTCCTCACGGTTCGGGCCCATCAAGCCAACTCTCATAAGGAGCGAGGCTGGGAGCAATTCACCGATGCAGTTGTGTCCTGGCTAAATCAGAACTCGAATGGCCTTGTTTTCTTGCTCTGGGGCTCTTATGCTCAGAAGAAGGGCAGTGCCATTGATAgg AGGCGGCACCATGTACTACAGACGGCTCATCCTTCCCCTTTGTCAGTGTATAGAGGGTTCTTTGGATGTAAACACTTTTCAAAGACCAATGAGCTGCTGCAGAAGTCTGGCAAGAAGCCCATCGACTGGAAGGAGCTGTGA
- the UNG gene encoding uracil-DNA glycosylase isoform X2: MIGQKTLYSFFSPSPARKRRAPSPEPAVLRTGAEGVPEERGDAAAIPAKKAPAGQEEPGTPPSSPLSAEQLDRIQRNKAAALLRLAARNVPVGFGESWKKHLSGEFGKPYFIKLMGFVAEERKHYTVYPPPHQVFTWTQMCDIRDVKVVVLGQDPYHGPNQAHGLCFSVQRPVPPPPSLENIYKELSTDIEGFVHPGHGDLSGWAKQGVLLLNAVLTVRAHQANSHKERGWEQFTDAVVSWLNQNSNGLVFLLWGSYAQKKGSAIDR, from the exons ATGATCGGCCAGAAGACGCTCTACTCCTTTTTCTCCCCTAGCCCCGCCAGGAAGCGACGCGCCCCCAGCCCCGAGCCGGCCGTCCTGCGGACCGGCGCGGAGGGGGTGCCTGAGGAAAGAGGAGATGCGGCG GCCATCCCAGCCAAGAAGGCCCCGGCTGGGCAGGAGGAGCCCGGGACGCCGCCCTCCTCGCCGCTGAGTGCTGAGCAGTTGGACCGGATCCAGAGGAACAAGGCCGCGGCCCTGCTCAGACTCGCGGCCCGCAACGTGCCCGTGGGCTTTGGAGAGAGCTGGAAGAAGCACCTCAGCGGGGAGTTCGGGAAACCGTATTTTATCAAG CTAATGGGATTTGttgcagaagaaagaaagcatTACACTGTTTATCCACCCCCACACCAAGTCTTCACCTGGACCCAGATGTGTGACATAAGAGAT GTGAAGGTTGTCGTCCTGGGACAAGATCCATATCATGGACCTAATCAAGCTCACGGGCTCTGCTTTAGTGTTCAAAGGCCTGTTCCGCCTCCGCCCAG TTTGGAGAACATTTATAAAGAGCTGTCTACAGACATAGAGGGTTTTGTTCATCCTGGCCATGGAGATTTATCTGGGTGGGCCAAGCAAG GTGTTCTCCTACTCAACGCTGTCCTCACGGTTCGGGCCCATCAAGCCAACTCTCATAAGGAGCGAGGCTGGGAGCAATTCACCGATGCAGTTGTGTCCTGGCTAAATCAGAACTCGAATGGCCTTGTTTTCTTGCTCTGGGGCTCTTATGCTCAGAAGAAGGGCAGTGCCATTGATAgg tag
- the UNG gene encoding uracil-DNA glycosylase isoform X3 — MGVFCLGPWGLGRKLRTPGKGPLQLLSRLCGDPLQAIPAKKAPAGQEEPGTPPSSPLSAEQLDRIQRNKAAALLRLAARNVPVGFGESWKKHLSGEFGKPYFIKLMGFVAEERKHYTVYPPPHQVFTWTQMCDIRDVKVVVLGQDPYHGPNQAHGLCFSVQRPVPPPPSLENIYKELSTDIEGFVHPGHGDLSGWAKQGVLLLNAVLTVRAHQANSHKERGWEQFTDAVVSWLNQNSNGLVFLLWGSYAQKKGSAIDR, encoded by the exons ATGGGCGTCTTCTGCCTTGGGCCGTGGGGGTTGGGCCGGAAGCTGCGGACGCCTGGGAAGGGGCCGCTGCAGCTCTTGAGCCGCCTCTGCGGGGACCCCTTGCAGGCCATCCCAGCCAAGAAGGCCCCGGCTGGGCAGGAGGAGCCCGGGACGCCGCCCTCCTCGCCGCTGAGTGCTGAGCAGTTGGACCGGATCCAGAGGAACAAGGCCGCGGCCCTGCTCAGACTCGCGGCCCGCAACGTGCCCGTGGGCTTTGGAGAGAGCTGGAAGAAGCACCTCAGCGGGGAGTTCGGGAAACCGTATTTTATCAAG CTAATGGGATTTGttgcagaagaaagaaagcatTACACTGTTTATCCACCCCCACACCAAGTCTTCACCTGGACCCAGATGTGTGACATAAGAGAT GTGAAGGTTGTCGTCCTGGGACAAGATCCATATCATGGACCTAATCAAGCTCACGGGCTCTGCTTTAGTGTTCAAAGGCCTGTTCCGCCTCCGCCCAG TTTGGAGAACATTTATAAAGAGCTGTCTACAGACATAGAGGGTTTTGTTCATCCTGGCCATGGAGATTTATCTGGGTGGGCCAAGCAAG GTGTTCTCCTACTCAACGCTGTCCTCACGGTTCGGGCCCATCAAGCCAACTCTCATAAGGAGCGAGGCTGGGAGCAATTCACCGATGCAGTTGTGTCCTGGCTAAATCAGAACTCGAATGGCCTTGTTTTCTTGCTCTGGGGCTCTTATGCTCAGAAGAAGGGCAGTGCCATTGATAgg tag